The genome window GACGACGCGAACCCTGTTTATGCTCGGGCAATATCAAGGCAAACATCAAACCCGCCAAAATCAGGCCGAGGACTTGCGCCATGCTGTCATTGATGAAGTTCAGCACATCGAAACGCATCAGGTTTTCAGGCGCAATCATTTGCGCAAACATCAGGTTGAAACCAATACCGATACCGGCCACCTTGCGCCAGGTACTGACATAAGCACCAACCAGCAGGAATGGCAGCATTGCCAGCACCAGCATCATGTAACCCTCGACGTGGTTGAGCATGAAGAAGGCACAAAAGAAAGCAAACGGTGTCGCTATAGCAAAGCCCAGCGTAGTCTGGCGAATCAGGCCGCTAGGATCAGGCGATGATGCCGCCAGTCCGCAAAAAATAACGGTGATGATCACTGCACCACCGGCACTCGGCCAGTTCAAGCCATGCCAGGCCAGGGTCAGCAACAACAAGGCCGCAGCGCTACGCAAACCGGCCGCCAGCGCAATCATCGGCGGCGTCTTCGCGCTATAGCTGAGGATCTGTCCGGCATTCCTGGCGGACTTGTCGGACAGGCGCTTCGGCAAATCGTGATAAATCACCACCAGCTGGTAAAACTCATCGCTGAAGCGCTGCATCAACTCCAGCGCGGTATCCAGGTTCAGCCTTTGTTCATCGTTGTATTCATGCCGGCGGAAATCCTCGCGCGCATCGGCAATCATTTGCGGCAAGAGCGCATGCAGGGCCAGCAGCTTGTCACGTGTAATGCCAACTTCGACCGCAGTACGCGCCGGGATATTCGTGACCAGCAAAGCCTTGGAAAACGCATCGTACAAAGGCAGCATCACCTCCGGCACCAGCATATCGCCGCGATTGCGCAAGCGCTGCATCAATTGATGCAGGGTATGGAAAGTCGTCAGGCCCACCATTGCGGCAGCATTAAAAGCATGCAATTGCTGGTTGCGCGTACGGATATCACCGGCTTCAAAAAATGCCGCCGCACGCCCGGATTCCAGCGCCGCCACCTCGGTGGCAAATTGCAGGTGTAAGCGTTCCAGTTGCTCCGGGCTCAAACGGCCTTGCATCGCATCACTGCACAATTGTGCAATATTGCGATACAGGCGGCGCACCGCCTGCACCAATTGTTCGCTCTGGTGTTTGGGGAACAATGCATCATTTACCAGTGCGGCACACAGGATGCCCAGTGAGATTTCAGTCACGCGTGAAACCGCAAGGTTGAAAACGTGCAAAGGCGCATCGATGGCCGGCACTGCAATCATGCACGCGGTATAACCGGCCAGCACAAAACCATAAGAACGTGCATTGCGCATCAGGGCCGAACCGGCGGTACACAAGGCAACCCACACGGCAAGAGCGATAAACAAGAGCATCGCCTGTTGCGGGAACAGCGCAAGCAGCGTCAATGCCGCAGCGCAACCGACCAGGGTACCAAGCAGACGATAGATACTTTTTTCCAGCGCCATCCCGCTACTCGGTAAAGCCACGATGAAAACTGTCATCATCGCGCTGCGCGGCGAATCAAAGCCGAGACGGAAGGCAATCCATAAAGCCAGGAAGGCGGCCAGCAAAGTCTTCAGCACGAAGACCCAGCGCTGTCCTTCCGTGTCCAGCCAATCCTGCGCAATCACGCGCGCCCGCCTATGCCACGCGGCAGGCGGTGCCGGTGTTGCGGACGGTGCTTCTGATTCGACTGCGGTATTCATTCCGGGCTTTTGGCTTCCAGGTTGGCCAACTCCTGCCGCAACATGGTTTCCTGCAGCGCGAGTTCTTTTTCTTTGAGGCCGTCATAAGTCTGGTGCAGGATGGCCCAGTAATCCGGCGACACTTGTTCGACCCGTTTACGCCCGGCACTGGTCAGTGAAATTTCCACACTGCGACGGTCTTCCAGGCTGAAACGACGTTTGATCAAACCCTGTTTTTCGAGGTCATTGCAGATGCGCGTCAGGTTCGCCGGTTTTTCCGAACAGGCATCACCGAGATCGGAGGCACGCTGGGTTTCATCGTCGGAACCGTACAGCACCATCAGTGCGGTATAGCTGACACTGGTCAGGCCATGCTCCTTCATCACCGCATTCAGCTGGTCCTGTGTACGTTTCTGGATGTGATAGGCGAGACGGCTCAAGGTCACCAATTGCTTCGGATGCTCAGGCATGCGCTCGCCGCAACGCGCGATACGGCGCACGGTACTGTCAAAATTACTCATGGCTTGTCCTTGTTACTGTTCATATTATTCACAGCCGGCTTGACATCGTTTGCTTCAACTTGTTCCGGCTGGTAACCACCGCCCAATGCCAACATCAGCGCAGCGTGGCTTTCCAGCATGCGTGCGGTGATTTGCGCGCGCTGCTGTTCCTGCGTGAGCAAGGCAACTTCACTATTGAGCAGCACCAGGAAATCCGTCATGCCGGCGGCAAAACCCTTGCTGGCCAGTGTACGTGCTTTGCTTGCCGTCACCAGCGCACCGTCGTTCAAGTTCTTTTGTTGCTGCAGGGATTGCGCAACAACCAAGGTGTTGGCAACGCTTTCCAGCGCATGGATCAAGGTACCGTTATAACTCTCGACCGCGATATCGTAGGCGGCGGTATGCGCACCCAGGTTGCTGCGCAAACGACCGCCATCAAAAATCGGCAATGAAATGGCGGGGCCGACGCCGCGTATAGACGAGTCACCCTTGAGGAAATTGGAAAAACCTATGCCCTGGAAACCAATGAAAGCCATCAGGTTGATGTCCGGATAAAACGCAGCTTTGGCCGCTTCAATTTGCTTGCCGGCCGCTTCTACGCCCCAGCGACGTGCGGCGACATCCGGACGACGGCCGATCAGGTCAGCCGGCAATACGGCTGGCAGACGCAACCAGGCATTATTATCCAGCGCCAGTGTCGGACGTGTAATCTTTTCGCCTTCTGCCGGGCCTTTGCCGGCCAGTGCGGCCAGCTGGTTGCGCAATACGATGATAGCTTCGTCGTATTGCTCTATCTGTATATGCAAGGGTGGGATCGCAGCTTCCAGCTGCGTCACATCCATTTCGGTTGCCAAACCTGCGGCCAGGCGCTTGCGCATCACCTGCAAACCTTTTTCGCGATGCGCCAGGGTGTCTTCGGTTATATCCTTCAAGGCAAACTGCAAGGACAATTGCACGTAGCTGCGCACGATATTATTTTCCAGCGCCAGGCGCGCCATCTGCGATTCTGCAGATGAAACTTTCACTTCATCCAGCGCCGCAGCCAATTCCTGCCGATGCCTGCCCCATAAGTCCAGATCGTAAGTCGCTTCTACCGCGACACGGTTATACCAGGCGTAATTCCCTGCTTCCGGCGGCGGGATAAAGTCGTGTGCCGAGAATAATTGACGTGTCATGGACGTCGACGCACTGACATTAGGCAAGGTAGCCGACTCTGCCATGCCGGCATAAGCCTGGGCCTGGCGCACACGCGCTTCCGCAATATGCAGGTTCGGGCTGTCGCTCAAGGCGGTGGCGATCAACGCATCCAGTTGCGCATCGCCATACGCATGCCACCACTGCTGCTGCGGCCATTGCGCGGCATCGTTGACAGCCGCTTGCGAAATGACCGTACCGCTGCCCAGCGCATTCGCATCCATGCGTTGCGCCTGTGGTTTGATATTGCCCATATCCGCACAGGCGCTTAACAGCGCCGTCATGCAGGCAATACCAAGATAAGCAATTCTTCGATTCATGATGCAAACACCCGTGAACTTGTGGTCGTGGTTTTATTTTACTCCAATATATTTTACTAATGAACTATAATTTTATGAAAATTTGCAGATGACTTATTTCATCAACATACATGTCGCCCTATCAATATAGACAAGACAACAAGATCATGTAGGAAATAGATGGCTGGAAGTGCCGCCAGGCTTGGTAAGCGGCGCTTAATATGTTGCTTATAATCAGCATTGTGCATTTCCCTGAATAGGCGCATAATCAGTTCGCGGTGAGGAAACTCGCCCAGGTTTTGCACTTTCCACTATAGGACTGGCGAAACCCTCATATCAAGCCTGCTACCTTTTGGTCGCGGGCTTTTTTGTTTCCGGAGCTGGATTACTGTCCGCAACAAATAACAAATGTCGACAATTGCTGGCACCAAACTCATTAAAATGATCGTTCGTTGTGCCGGATACAACACCCTCCCCAAGCTTTACCCATAGAACCAGGAAAAATTTATGGCAATGGATGGAAGCACCAGCCAGTTAGTTGGCATCGTGACCTTACTGGGCGCTGCAGTAGTAGGCGTTCCGCTCTTCAAGCGCATTGGCCTTGGATCGGTTCTTGGTTACCTGGCCGCCGGACTTGCCATTGGTCCTTCGGGTTTAGGTTTGATGTCGGATGCTCAGACCATCATCCATGTTGCCGAGCTGGGCGTCGTCATGTTCCTGTTCATCATCGGGCTGGAAATGAAACCCTCGCATCTGTGGAGTTTGCGCGGACAAATTTTCGGCCTGGGCAGCATGCAGGTTGTCGCAAGTTCGATCCTGCTCACAGGCGTAGGCATCGTCTTCGGTTTCCCGTGGCAAGTATCCTTTGTCGCCGGTGCAGGCTTCGTGCTGACCTCGACCGCCATCGTCATGCAAGTACTCAGTGAACGCGGCGACATACAAACACCCAGAGGGCAACGCATAGTTTCCATCCTGTTGTTTGAAGATTTGCTGATCGTTCCCTTGCTGGCGATCGTCGCCTTCCTCGCACCGGCCGATGCGGCCGCCACACATGGTGCGCCTGTTTTACAAAAGATTATCTTTGCCGCCCTTTCCTTAACCGTATTGATAGGTGCAGGCATCTGGCTCCTGAATCCGCTGTTCCGCGTGCTGGCAAAGGCAAAAGCGCGCGAAGTCATGACGGCTGCTGCCTTGCTGGTGGTGCTCGGTGCCGCACTCCTGATGGAACTGGGTGGCCTGTCGATGGCGATGGGCGCGTTTTTGGCAGGCGTCCTGCTGTCGGAATCGACCTTCCGCCATCAACTGGAAGCAGACATAGAACCGTTCCGCGGCTTGCTGCTGGGACTGTTCTTCCTCGGCGTCGGCATGGCCTTGAATCTTGATGTGGTCGCCAGCAACTGGCAACTGGTCATTGCCGGCGTCCTGGCCCTCATGCTTGCCAAGGCTTTTTGCATCTACTGTGTGGCACGCCTGGCAAAAAGTAATCATGCAGAAGCAATCGACCGCGCCATACTCATGGCGCAAGGCGGCGAGTTTGCCTTCGTGCTCTTCACCGAAGCACTCAAGCTGAATGTAATTTCAGCTGAAATCAATGCCAACATCACCGCTATCGTCGTGCTTTCCATGGCATTGACTCCGATGGTCGTGGTGTTGCACAAACGCTTTGGCGGCAAACCGGGTGTTTCACTCGACGGCATCGAAGAACCAAGGGATGTGCAGGCAAGCGTCCTCATTATCGGCTTCGGCCGGGTTGGCCAGATTGCGAGCCAGGGACCGCTGGCCAAGGGCGCAAAGCTATCGATTATCGATAATGATCCGGACGTCATCCGCGCTGTCGAACCATACGGCTTCAAGGTTTTTTATGGCGATGGCGGACGCCCTGATATTTTGCACGCGGCAGGTGCACTACAGGCATCAGTCATCCTGGTCTGCATTAATGACAAAAATGCCGTGACAAGAATCGTGGAGACGGCAAAGCAGGAATGTCCGCATACAAAACTCGTAGTGCGTGCCTTTGATCGCGAACATGCGCTCGAACTGGTCAAACATGATGCCGATTTCGTCGTCCGTGAAACGTTTGAAGCATCATTGCAAATGGCAAAGCAGGCAGTCATCCTGCTGGGTTCCGAAGTACAGGAAGCCGAAGAACTGATTGCCGATGTACGCAGCCGGGATGCCGAACGCTTCGCGCTGGAAACGACCGGCGGCCTGTTTGCCGGTCGTGCGCTGGTATTGGGAAATATTGAATACATCCCGCCACCGAAGAAAGCTGAAGATGATGCTGACAGCTAAGCGTCGCATGCCCGGCTAAGTCCAGATGATTTCTGGATGCGGATGCCTAACGACGTG of Janthinobacterium sp. Marseille contains these proteins:
- a CDS encoding monovalent cation:proton antiporter-2 (CPA2) family protein; the protein is MAMDGSTSQLVGIVTLLGAAVVGVPLFKRIGLGSVLGYLAAGLAIGPSGLGLMSDAQTIIHVAELGVVMFLFIIGLEMKPSHLWSLRGQIFGLGSMQVVASSILLTGVGIVFGFPWQVSFVAGAGFVLTSTAIVMQVLSERGDIQTPRGQRIVSILLFEDLLIVPLLAIVAFLAPADAAATHGAPVLQKIIFAALSLTVLIGAGIWLLNPLFRVLAKAKAREVMTAAALLVVLGAALLMELGGLSMAMGAFLAGVLLSESTFRHQLEADIEPFRGLLLGLFFLGVGMALNLDVVASNWQLVIAGVLALMLAKAFCIYCVARLAKSNHAEAIDRAILMAQGGEFAFVLFTEALKLNVISAEINANITAIVVLSMALTPMVVVLHKRFGGKPGVSLDGIEEPRDVQASVLIIGFGRVGQIASQGPLAKGAKLSIIDNDPDVIRAVEPYGFKVFYGDGGRPDILHAAGALQASVILVCINDKNAVTRIVETAKQECPHTKLVVRAFDREHALELVKHDADFVVRETFEASLQMAKQAVILLGSEVQEAEELIADVRSRDAERFALETTGGLFAGRALVLGNIEYIPPPKKAEDDADS
- a CDS encoding FUSC family protein, whose amino-acid sequence is MNTAVESEAPSATPAPPAAWHRRARVIAQDWLDTEGQRWVFVLKTLLAAFLALWIAFRLGFDSPRSAMMTVFIVALPSSGMALEKSIYRLLGTLVGCAAALTLLALFPQQAMLLFIALAVWVALCTAGSALMRNARSYGFVLAGYTACMIAVPAIDAPLHVFNLAVSRVTEISLGILCAALVNDALFPKHQSEQLVQAVRRLYRNIAQLCSDAMQGRLSPEQLERLHLQFATEVAALESGRAAAFFEAGDIRTRNQQLHAFNAAAMVGLTTFHTLHQLMQRLRNRGDMLVPEVMLPLYDAFSKALLVTNIPARTAVEVGITRDKLLALHALLPQMIADAREDFRRHEYNDEQRLNLDTALELMQRFSDEFYQLVVIYHDLPKRLSDKSARNAGQILSYSAKTPPMIALAAGLRSAAALLLLTLAWHGLNWPSAGGAVIITVIFCGLAASSPDPSGLIRQTTLGFAIATPFAFFCAFFMLNHVEGYMMLVLAMLPFLLVGAYVSTWRKVAGIGIGFNLMFAQMIAPENLMRFDVLNFINDSMAQVLGLILAGLMFALILPEHKQGSRRHIAESLWGEALRLCISDAANLRHHFESRVRDLLNQLSMSIRGTADAATRRTLNQAITLLEIGHAIIDLRDLSARLKSGHPARIAKEKCVASLADYFRKPQAAQHARALAETQAAGAMLRSLLLDKEQLQANEAAQLQRALTDLHLIHASLLDQSLNEFSTEAALNGASNHAA
- a CDS encoding MarR family transcriptional regulator, with the translated sequence MSNFDSTVRRIARCGERMPEHPKQLVTLSRLAYHIQKRTQDQLNAVMKEHGLTSVSYTALMVLYGSDDETQRASDLGDACSEKPANLTRICNDLEKQGLIKRRFSLEDRRSVEISLTSAGRKRVEQVSPDYWAILHQTYDGLKEKELALQETMLRQELANLEAKSPE
- a CDS encoding efflux transporter outer membrane subunit, which gives rise to MNRRIAYLGIACMTALLSACADMGNIKPQAQRMDANALGSGTVISQAAVNDAAQWPQQQWWHAYGDAQLDALIATALSDSPNLHIAEARVRQAQAYAGMAESATLPNVSASTSMTRQLFSAHDFIPPPEAGNYAWYNRVAVEATYDLDLWGRHRQELAAALDEVKVSSAESQMARLALENNIVRSYVQLSLQFALKDITEDTLAHREKGLQVMRKRLAAGLATEMDVTQLEAAIPPLHIQIEQYDEAIIVLRNQLAALAGKGPAEGEKITRPTLALDNNAWLRLPAVLPADLIGRRPDVAARRWGVEAAGKQIEAAKAAFYPDINLMAFIGFQGIGFSNFLKGDSSIRGVGPAISLPIFDGGRLRSNLGAHTAAYDIAVESYNGTLIHALESVANTLVVAQSLQQQKNLNDGALVTASKARTLASKGFAAGMTDFLVLLNSEVALLTQEQQRAQITARMLESHAALMLALGGGYQPEQVEANDVKPAVNNMNSNKDKP